A single genomic interval of Aneurinibacillus migulanus harbors:
- a CDS encoding ImmA/IrrE family metallo-endopeptidase yields MLNYYKKTEVELCIEKLYKDAGILSPSDLSLERLCSVFNIEIQYCEDTQSAIWDNEFAMFFLNPYSSLQEQRATFFHELCHPLRHVGDQRRRHPAFRGLIELQEAQARNFQPYAAIPFFMVEQLELPKWDKEIVGLFVQRFSTTYFLAYRRWEQIKRRILQGIFDERIKFHLEVREQAFTERKKGDDTFFY; encoded by the coding sequence ATGCTCAATTACTACAAGAAAACGGAAGTGGAATTATGTATCGAAAAGCTATATAAAGATGCCGGAATTTTATCTCCGTCCGATCTTTCATTGGAAAGGCTATGCAGCGTATTCAATATCGAAATCCAATATTGTGAAGATACACAATCAGCCATTTGGGATAATGAATTCGCCATGTTTTTTCTCAACCCGTACTCTTCTTTACAGGAACAAAGGGCGACATTCTTTCATGAGCTATGCCATCCACTGCGTCATGTAGGGGACCAACGCAGAAGACACCCGGCATTCCGCGGGCTTATCGAACTGCAAGAGGCGCAAGCAAGGAATTTTCAACCTTACGCGGCCATCCCGTTCTTTATGGTAGAGCAACTCGAATTACCTAAATGGGATAAAGAGATTGTCGGCCTGTTCGTCCAAAGATTTTCTACAACTTACTTTTTAGCGTATCGGCGCTGGGAGCAAATTAAACGACGAATTCTCCAGGGAATCTTTGATGAAAGAATTAAGTTTCATTTAGAAGTGAGAGAGCAAGCTTTTACGGAGCGGAAGAAAGGAGACGATACATTTTTTTATTAA
- a CDS encoding IclR family transcriptional regulator — protein sequence MNQSVIKALKLLDFFSSEQKELTLSELSNKSDMPRPTAYRLLSSLEACGFLSKIKNTDQDVRYRLGLKLLELGGIVAEQLELRNIALPWMQELCEDINEAVHLVVRDGDEAIYIEKVESSHAVRLHTRVGKHSELYIGSGPKLLLAYLPEEEQQAIIEKLSFAKLTENTVDNKETLRQQIQKIREEGYAISRGEQDKDTIGISYPVRDYTRQVVAALSVSGPTTRISREFEEIVRQKTKDTAAYISKELGYSEAGI from the coding sequence ATGAATCAAAGTGTAATAAAAGCGCTAAAATTACTCGATTTTTTTTCAAGTGAGCAAAAAGAATTGACGTTGAGTGAACTGTCAAACAAATCGGATATGCCAAGACCAACGGCATACCGTTTACTTTCCTCTTTGGAAGCATGTGGATTCTTGTCAAAAATAAAAAATACTGACCAGGATGTTCGGTATCGTCTAGGACTAAAACTGCTTGAATTGGGAGGCATTGTAGCCGAACAGCTTGAGCTACGCAACATCGCTCTACCCTGGATGCAAGAGCTTTGTGAGGATATCAATGAAGCAGTACATTTGGTGGTGCGGGACGGGGATGAAGCTATATATATCGAAAAAGTAGAAAGCAGTCATGCAGTCCGTCTTCACACGCGTGTAGGTAAGCACTCTGAACTCTATATCGGCTCCGGACCAAAACTATTGCTTGCTTATTTACCTGAAGAGGAGCAACAAGCTATTATCGAGAAACTATCATTCGCAAAGTTAACAGAAAACACGGTCGATAATAAGGAAACATTACGGCAACAAATTCAAAAAATAAGAGAAGAAGGCTACGCGATTAGTCGTGGGGAACAAGACAAGGACACGATTGGTATTTCCTATCCGGTACGTGATTATACGAGACAGGTTGTTGCAGCGCTGAGCGTGAGCGGCCCCACAACAAGAATCAGTCGCGAATTCGAGGAAATCGTACGGCAAAAAACAAAAGATACAGCCGCATACATCTCCAAAGAACTTGGCTATTCGGAAGCAGGCATTTAA
- a CDS encoding thiamine pyrophosphate-dependent enzyme codes for MKKVMNGAQAIVECMKREGVEHVFCVPGESYLPLMDSIYESGDIQLISTRHEGGASFMAEAYGKATRKPGVAMATRAVGGANLAIGIHTAYQDSTPMVVFLGQVHSKFRGREGFQEVELDRFFGHIAKWTVEIKDAERMPELVQRAFRIAKSGRPGPVVVALPEDVLVAEAEMSFGPVAPVPKPRPGASEVAAIEQLLANAKRPLILGGGGVIAADGEQALLKLAEALNIPVMAAFRRHDIFPNNHRLYVGHSGLGTFSPILDTLGQADVVLVVGTRLSEVTTQDYGIFPQNPKLIHIDIDAATLGKSYSPDLGVVADAREALEALLDMNVTCMWEEWAKERREAYELAGEGIAKEEYAVDNREIIRIMQEVLSEDTMITNDAGNFAGWLHSFYSFNRPKTYIGPTSGAMGYGLPAAIGAKVASPGKTVVSLSGDGGFMMTVQELETAARYNIPVIALVFNNSMYGTIRMHQEIHYPERVIGTDLGSVNFAELGTALGVQSVRVETNEDFKEALARAVASNAPALIEIMTNPERISVQSTISSIREKAKHRV; via the coding sequence ATGAAAAAAGTAATGAACGGGGCTCAGGCGATTGTTGAATGCATGAAACGGGAAGGTGTGGAGCATGTATTTTGTGTCCCTGGTGAAAGCTACCTTCCGTTGATGGACAGTATTTATGAGTCTGGAGATATTCAGTTAATCTCAACACGCCATGAAGGGGGAGCCTCCTTTATGGCGGAAGCATATGGAAAGGCAACACGGAAGCCAGGTGTAGCCATGGCCACACGTGCAGTTGGAGGTGCGAATCTCGCCATCGGTATTCATACTGCTTACCAGGACTCCACTCCGATGGTTGTCTTTTTGGGGCAAGTGCATAGTAAGTTCCGTGGGCGGGAAGGATTCCAGGAAGTCGAGCTCGATCGCTTCTTCGGCCATATTGCCAAGTGGACAGTTGAAATCAAAGACGCGGAACGTATGCCAGAATTAGTGCAGCGCGCATTCCGTATTGCAAAAAGTGGTCGTCCGGGTCCGGTAGTTGTAGCACTTCCGGAAGACGTGTTGGTCGCCGAAGCGGAAATGTCATTCGGTCCGGTTGCACCAGTGCCGAAGCCGCGCCCTGGTGCCAGTGAAGTAGCAGCTATTGAACAGCTTCTAGCTAACGCTAAACGTCCGCTAATCTTGGGGGGCGGTGGTGTTATTGCAGCAGATGGTGAGCAGGCACTCTTGAAGCTGGCTGAGGCACTCAATATTCCGGTCATGGCTGCGTTCCGTCGTCACGATATTTTCCCGAATAACCATCGTTTATATGTCGGTCATTCCGGATTGGGCACTTTCTCTCCCATTCTTGATACGTTGGGTCAGGCGGATGTCGTATTGGTTGTGGGCACACGTCTGTCTGAAGTAACGACGCAAGACTACGGGATTTTCCCGCAAAATCCGAAACTCATTCACATCGATATTGATGCAGCTACGCTCGGCAAGTCATACAGTCCTGATCTTGGCGTGGTGGCGGATGCGAGAGAAGCGCTTGAAGCACTGCTGGATATGAATGTAACATGCATGTGGGAAGAATGGGCTAAAGAACGACGCGAAGCATATGAACTTGCAGGAGAAGGGATAGCTAAAGAAGAATACGCCGTTGATAATCGAGAAATTATTCGTATAATGCAGGAAGTACTCTCAGAAGATACGATGATTACGAATGATGCTGGCAACTTTGCTGGCTGGCTGCACAGCTTTTACTCTTTCAATCGTCCGAAAACGTACATTGGTCCGACATCCGGTGCGATGGGGTATGGACTTCCCGCAGCGATCGGCGCCAAAGTGGCAAGTCCAGGCAAAACGGTCGTATCGTTATCTGGTGATGGTGGATTTATGATGACAGTGCAGGAGCTGGAGACGGCTGCTCGTTACAACATTCCGGTGATTGCGCTTGTCTTTAACAATAGCATGTACGGTACAATTCGTATGCACCAAGAAATACATTATCCAGAAAGAGTCATCGGTACCGATCTTGGAAGCGTGAATTTCGCTGAACTTGGAACAGCACTCGGCGTGCAAAGTGTAAGAGTCGAAACAAACGAAGACTTTAAAGAAGCTCTGGCACGTGCTGTGGCCTCGAATGCTCCTGCACTTATCGAGATTATGACCAATCCGGAGCGTATTTCAGTCCAATCTACGATTTCTTCTATCCGAGAAAAAGCTAAGCATCGCGTGTAA
- a CDS encoding LL-diaminopimelate aminotransferase — protein MVVKPQRLQNIPPYLFHEINKKKRELEEQGVHVIDLGIGCPDLPTPKHIVERLKSEMDDPNNFKYPGYSGCGEFREAVAHFYKKRFDVSLDAESEVLALIGSKEGIGHFISAVIDPGDIVLIPNPGYPVYQAATYLANGVPYSMPLLKENGFLPDFSSLPRDVVQKAKLMFLNYPGNPTAAVADGHFFREAVTFAKQNGIIIAHDAAYQMVTFDGYKAPSILQVEGAREVAVEFGSLSKTYNMTGWRLGYATGNKAALSLLSIVKSNMDTSQFLPIQKAGATALLSDQRCVEEYNLIYQERQDAMIAALRDIGIDTDAPKGSFFIWAPVPDGYTSGEFASKVLEEAGVIVTPGTAFGEYGEGYFRISLSVPTNKLLEAANRMKTKLAICR, from the coding sequence ATGGTTGTTAAACCACAGCGGCTTCAGAATATTCCTCCCTACTTATTTCATGAAATCAACAAAAAAAAGCGGGAGCTTGAAGAACAAGGTGTTCACGTTATTGATTTAGGAATTGGATGTCCGGATCTGCCAACGCCGAAGCATATTGTTGAACGACTCAAGTCCGAAATGGACGATCCGAACAACTTTAAATACCCAGGGTATAGCGGGTGTGGTGAGTTTCGGGAGGCTGTCGCCCATTTTTATAAGAAACGATTTGATGTTAGCCTAGACGCCGAAAGTGAAGTTCTTGCACTTATCGGCTCAAAAGAAGGAATCGGACATTTCATCTCCGCGGTCATTGATCCGGGAGACATCGTGCTTATTCCTAATCCAGGATATCCTGTATACCAGGCAGCGACTTATCTTGCAAATGGCGTTCCTTACAGTATGCCGCTGTTGAAGGAGAACGGATTTTTGCCTGATTTCTCGTCACTTCCTAGGGATGTTGTGCAGAAAGCAAAGCTGATGTTTTTGAATTATCCTGGCAACCCGACGGCAGCCGTAGCCGATGGGCACTTCTTTCGAGAAGCAGTGACATTTGCAAAGCAGAACGGTATTATCATTGCTCATGATGCAGCATATCAGATGGTAACGTTCGATGGATACAAAGCTCCGAGCATTTTGCAGGTAGAAGGGGCGAGGGAAGTCGCCGTGGAATTCGGGTCCCTTTCCAAAACATATAACATGACAGGGTGGCGCCTTGGATATGCAACAGGAAACAAAGCAGCCTTGTCTCTACTTTCTATCGTTAAAAGCAATATGGATACGAGTCAATTCCTCCCTATCCAGAAGGCGGGAGCGACTGCGCTGCTGTCAGATCAGAGATGTGTAGAAGAATATAATCTTATTTATCAGGAACGTCAGGATGCCATGATTGCCGCTTTACGGGATATCGGTATTGATACGGATGCTCCGAAGGGCAGCTTCTTCATCTGGGCTCCTGTTCCAGACGGTTACACATCGGGTGAATTCGCTTCTAAAGTGCTTGAGGAAGCGGGGGTCATTGTCACACCTGGCACGGCTTTTGGTGAATACGGCGAAGGATATTTCCGAATCTCTCTATCTGTACCAACCAATAAGCTTTTAGAAGCGGCTAATCGCATGAAAACAAAATTGGCTATTTGCCGCTAG
- a CDS encoding phage tail tube protein: protein MERELIGRNLSVQDDNGDPIQTIKEIEVILKPETLDIIRARRMAKTKQIVGYEIPVKIVMSKLESRLRYRMLELFKQGKTMFLDRITGSLEDMMTGNTERVLITGIHIHNDIDILVAKIDENKGIDITLSGTATDFDFVGKFPEYMA, encoded by the coding sequence ATGGAACGCGAATTGATTGGCCGTAATTTATCAGTACAGGACGACAATGGTGATCCGATTCAGACGATTAAGGAGATTGAAGTAATTTTAAAGCCGGAAACACTGGATATTATTCGAGCGAGACGAATGGCGAAGACAAAGCAAATTGTCGGCTATGAAATTCCGGTGAAGATTGTCATGTCGAAGCTGGAATCACGCCTTCGTTACCGCATGCTTGAGTTGTTCAAGCAAGGAAAAACGATGTTTCTTGATCGTATCACCGGTTCTCTGGAGGATATGATGACCGGAAATACGGAGCGCGTCCTCATTACCGGCATTCATATCCATAATGATATTGACATCCTGGTGGCGAAAATCGATGAAAATAAAGGCATTGACATTACATTGAGCGGAACGGCGACAGATTTCGATTTTGTCGGCAAGTTCCCCGAATATATGGCGTAA
- a CDS encoding glycine zipper family protein, whose protein sequence is MGASVTVSFSGEEKLSPALAEIAAQAKAVGREFSAAASEMEKWKGKDLGIELVVSRTRRDVSDLRSELQQIDEMAVTLSVNVKDEEAKSKIEKIREGLVSLKDTSKEIVSWIGGGTLFEDMVSTGQATARYQAWTGKSDTEVKQEVDALTLIDPSKKKSEVTDLLRAAEMSNPGHGKEITEQALKLNVAHPIKDGAAGYQKALLAMQDSMPNVGSTKSFGDSIAYIMDNTKNIKDDVLTSIIDSSPKVSKFIDSPEKLAILAKEMGGLSSVDKGLNALKERTLALHKDGGLESVIEKAYREQGEEKAKEKAAEQAKLIAGRMSSGSETERQLATGTMLQIFGGVENEQKRQDIMKEFGTGSDPGMEMLAKLLVSARKTDATKETGGVLDEKYQKVSENEPWRDFLIAQKTLNDALIELGNTIAKDITPVFKLLAEAAGWIKQKMDNMSTLGSLAVATTGIVGTGLAIGGVKKGAKVANEFFWDKLGSIFSGKKKNGEEGAEKSSGGKGGRDLSTASMIVHATTVHVNGAAGKRDSGKENHSGTGRGKTNKRKKDNENLSPSRNKKKNTATKSEKPKKGFWGRIRDFVPSKLKKDNENLSPPKNKKKNTAPKSETPETPKKGLFGSIKGILSFNRNKGPLNTEGIVGTGLVKNGSIPGRVINTVSKAYGLYETAKDVGWRQAVSQNGGAVVGDVAGSTVGGAVGSLLGPVGTMVGTTVGSYIGGKIGGLADASGVTAKVVDTVVSLKDTLVSYKDKAANFFGLSKKEEPAKKGVQNAVASKPSPPPAPVVPISPKVKESFKGTFSSLKTSMKQKGIEMDFSLFQKTGKGVQNTFNRMKSSVMGWWKGSNTKKAQGDIHAVGSATQKTNAQTKQLGTTAARSTQEIAAGAKKAGQSFAGVSTSAKGAANQTKQHLESLKNISAQGSNWGSNLISMLASGIRSQFPLLSTAVSGAALIFKRYLGFSSPTKEGPASKSDRWAGNFMSMFAGGLDAGPVRQKMNLIAGAMNRPLRGRAAIDVLPRSQVTEGGRIPVATRMMKQATRSTGGIIIQNMTMDFGEMAKQVKDFPAFAKMMTSPEGRALMRRVLGEELHKAIENGG, encoded by the coding sequence ATGGGAGCTTCTGTTACCGTTAGCTTCTCCGGTGAAGAGAAGCTGTCTCCGGCTTTAGCGGAGATTGCCGCACAGGCAAAAGCTGTTGGACGTGAATTCAGCGCCGCAGCTTCAGAGATGGAGAAGTGGAAAGGGAAAGACTTAGGGATCGAGCTGGTCGTTAGTCGTACGCGCCGCGATGTATCTGATCTTCGTTCTGAGCTTCAGCAGATAGATGAAATGGCTGTTACTCTCTCCGTTAATGTTAAAGATGAGGAAGCGAAAAGTAAAATTGAAAAAATCCGTGAAGGTCTGGTTTCTCTTAAAGATACTTCTAAAGAGATCGTTTCATGGATTGGCGGCGGAACGTTGTTCGAGGATATGGTATCTACAGGGCAGGCGACTGCACGATACCAAGCATGGACTGGAAAAAGTGATACAGAAGTAAAACAAGAGGTGGACGCTCTTACTTTAATCGATCCGAGCAAAAAAAAATCTGAAGTTACTGACTTGCTTAGAGCAGCTGAAATGAGCAATCCAGGCCACGGCAAGGAAATTACAGAGCAGGCTCTAAAGCTTAATGTGGCTCATCCAATCAAGGATGGAGCAGCGGGATATCAAAAAGCCTTGCTGGCTATGCAAGATTCTATGCCGAATGTTGGAAGTACCAAAAGCTTTGGCGATTCTATCGCCTATATAATGGACAATACAAAAAACATTAAAGACGATGTGCTCACATCAATTATAGATTCCAGTCCTAAAGTCTCCAAATTCATCGATTCTCCGGAAAAGCTAGCCATTCTTGCGAAAGAGATGGGTGGTCTTTCATCTGTAGATAAAGGTCTAAATGCATTAAAAGAAAGAACACTTGCCCTTCATAAGGATGGGGGTCTGGAAAGTGTCATTGAGAAGGCATATAGGGAACAGGGAGAAGAGAAGGCGAAAGAAAAGGCGGCTGAGCAAGCAAAGTTAATCGCCGGTCGCATGTCATCCGGGAGCGAAACCGAACGCCAGCTTGCAACTGGTACGATGCTGCAAATATTCGGTGGCGTAGAGAATGAGCAAAAACGGCAGGACATTATGAAAGAATTCGGTACTGGCTCTGACCCGGGAATGGAGATGCTCGCTAAACTTTTGGTATCCGCGAGAAAAACTGACGCAACCAAAGAAACTGGAGGAGTGCTTGATGAGAAGTATCAAAAAGTAAGTGAAAATGAACCGTGGAGAGATTTTCTGATCGCGCAAAAGACGCTTAATGATGCACTCATCGAGCTGGGTAATACAATTGCGAAGGACATAACGCCTGTCTTTAAACTGCTGGCCGAAGCTGCTGGCTGGATTAAACAGAAAATGGACAACATGTCCACGCTAGGTTCCCTTGCTGTAGCAACCACAGGAATTGTCGGGACCGGATTGGCAATTGGTGGAGTGAAAAAAGGAGCTAAAGTTGCCAATGAATTTTTCTGGGATAAACTAGGAAGCATCTTTTCCGGTAAGAAAAAGAATGGAGAAGAAGGTGCGGAAAAATCTTCCGGTGGTAAAGGCGGACGGGATTTATCCACCGCATCCATGATTGTTCATGCAACAACGGTTCATGTTAACGGAGCAGCTGGTAAGAGGGACTCGGGAAAAGAAAATCATAGCGGCACTGGCAGAGGCAAGACAAACAAGCGGAAAAAAGATAATGAAAACCTTAGCCCTTCTCGGAACAAAAAGAAAAATACAGCAACGAAGTCAGAAAAACCGAAGAAAGGGTTCTGGGGCAGAATAAGAGACTTTGTGCCATCTAAGCTGAAAAAGGATAATGAAAATCTTAGCCCTCCCAAGAACAAAAAGAAAAATACAGCACCAAAGTCAGAGACACCAGAAACTCCTAAAAAGGGACTTTTCGGAAGCATAAAGGGTATTCTGTCATTTAATCGGAATAAAGGACCGTTGAATACTGAAGGCATTGTAGGTACAGGATTGGTTAAGAACGGGAGCATTCCAGGCAGAGTTATAAATACTGTATCGAAAGCCTATGGGTTATATGAAACAGCAAAAGATGTTGGTTGGAGACAAGCTGTCTCGCAAAACGGTGGTGCTGTTGTAGGCGACGTTGCTGGTAGTACCGTAGGGGGAGCAGTCGGTTCTTTGCTTGGCCCTGTTGGAACCATGGTAGGAACTACGGTGGGAAGTTACATTGGAGGGAAAATTGGTGGTTTAGCAGATGCGAGTGGTGTAACAGCAAAGGTTGTCGATACAGTTGTGTCTCTAAAAGACACATTGGTCTCTTACAAGGATAAGGCAGCCAATTTTTTTGGCTTATCCAAAAAAGAAGAACCAGCAAAAAAAGGAGTACAAAACGCAGTTGCAAGCAAGCCTTCACCGCCCCCTGCTCCTGTCGTCCCTATCTCGCCAAAGGTAAAAGAGAGCTTTAAAGGAACTTTTAGTTCTTTAAAGACTTCCATGAAACAAAAAGGAATCGAGATGGATTTTTCCCTTTTCCAAAAAACCGGCAAAGGAGTACAGAACACCTTTAACAGAATGAAGTCTAGCGTTATGGGATGGTGGAAAGGCTCAAATACGAAGAAGGCGCAAGGGGACATCCATGCTGTAGGCTCTGCTACGCAGAAAACGAATGCGCAAACAAAGCAGCTGGGTACCACAGCGGCCCGGAGCACGCAGGAAATTGCTGCTGGTGCGAAGAAAGCCGGACAAAGCTTTGCAGGTGTTAGTACATCAGCAAAGGGTGCGGCCAATCAAACGAAGCAGCATCTGGAATCATTGAAAAATATTTCAGCGCAGGGAAGTAACTGGGGAAGTAATTTGATTTCGATGCTCGCTTCCGGTATTCGTAGTCAGTTCCCGCTGTTAAGTACTGCTGTTTCCGGTGCGGCATTGATCTTTAAGAGGTACCTTGGATTCAGTTCTCCGACGAAGGAAGGCCCGGCCAGCAAATCAGACCGATGGGCAGGCAACTTCATGTCGATGTTTGCGGGAGGATTGGATGCAGGTCCTGTTAGACAGAAGATGAATCTCATTGCAGGTGCAATGAATCGCCCGCTTCGTGGACGGGCTGCCATTGATGTATTGCCACGCAGTCAAGTAACGGAAGGCGGCAGAATACCGGTTGCTACCCGTATGATGAAACAAGCCACTCGTTCCACAGGCGGTATCATTATTCAGAACATGACGATGGATTTTGGTGAAATGGCTAAGCAGGTCAAAGATTTCCCTGCTTTCGCAAAAATGATGACCAGTCCGGAAGGTCGTGCCCTTATGCGTAGAGTGCTCGGAGAAGAGCTTCATAAAGCAATAGAGAATGGAGGGTAA
- a CDS encoding helix-turn-helix domain-containing protein yields MIGRRIKEQRQKVKWTQKELAKKVNVSPQVISNWEREYTTPDSTHIALLSKAMQVSSDYLLGHTDDPSFKTGATDDSNINIAFYDGLKGFEDLDPEQQQVIMDTVEDMVARFKKRKQERQNKKNT; encoded by the coding sequence ATGATCGGGAGACGGATTAAAGAACAGCGTCAAAAGGTAAAATGGACCCAAAAAGAACTAGCGAAAAAGGTTAATGTTTCTCCTCAAGTCATATCAAACTGGGAAAGAGAATACACAACTCCCGACTCTACCCATATTGCGCTTCTTTCTAAAGCGATGCAGGTTTCTTCTGATTATCTTTTGGGTCATACAGACGATCCTTCATTTAAAACGGGAGCTACTGACGACTCCAATATAAATATTGCTTTCTATGACGGTTTAAAAGGTTTCGAAGATCTCGATCCGGAACAGCAACAGGTCATTATGGACACAGTTGAAGATATGGTTGCTCGCTTTAAAAAACGAAAACAAGAGCGACAAAATAAGAAAAATACATAA
- a CDS encoding phage tail sheath subtilisin-like domain-containing protein encodes MSIQRIRSGAYVDLLAKAKARVLPTTGRVLVPYQAEWGQPNFAVDMADTAERLLETGLLVDTVELAAENGATVVGYRVTNEQEKAAVHEVADSYTVQAKYPGKRGEDFEYMIRPSLVDSTKKEIIIRDTKMIYDTETYLVADKNEAEEKLKKSSMVRFKNNGSTPLEDIAYTALTGAASGTATITAGEWSRIFNRIDGLEFDVFYLPSADPAVQAACKQWLLDRRSKARKLAQLVVAGDAAKDGDIEAHNERSRALNARFIINSSIAGQHLNGEEYNSIQWAAWVAGLVAGTPANKSFTGIKVPLKLAKVDWGHSEVMKGLAEGTLMATRDGYDYIIESAVNTLTTLGSGEREDFGKIRVSMTIDQILNDIYSVGKRYRAQLDNDPDGRAIFIGAVTEYLKIRAQQKAIATDYKFEEHPVKESDFDFAYFKLLAKPLDAIEAFFIDWEVA; translated from the coding sequence ATGTCAATTCAACGGATTAGATCAGGAGCATATGTGGATCTCCTAGCCAAAGCAAAAGCACGGGTTCTGCCGACTACAGGACGCGTACTTGTTCCATACCAGGCGGAATGGGGGCAACCAAATTTTGCGGTAGATATGGCAGACACGGCCGAACGTTTGCTGGAAACCGGATTGCTGGTGGATACGGTTGAACTAGCGGCCGAGAACGGGGCTACCGTGGTCGGTTATCGCGTAACGAATGAGCAGGAAAAGGCTGCTGTTCATGAAGTAGCGGACAGCTATACTGTACAGGCCAAATACCCGGGAAAACGTGGCGAAGACTTCGAATACATGATTCGTCCAAGCCTTGTCGATTCGACAAAGAAAGAAATCATCATCCGCGATACGAAGATGATTTATGATACGGAGACCTATCTTGTAGCTGATAAGAATGAAGCGGAAGAAAAGCTTAAAAAATCTAGCATGGTACGATTCAAGAACAACGGAAGCACCCCGTTGGAAGACATTGCTTATACAGCCTTGACTGGAGCAGCATCTGGAACGGCGACGATTACCGCTGGCGAGTGGAGCCGTATTTTTAACCGTATAGATGGACTTGAATTTGACGTGTTTTATCTGCCATCTGCGGACCCGGCTGTTCAGGCGGCGTGCAAGCAATGGCTGCTGGACAGGCGCAGTAAGGCACGCAAGCTGGCGCAACTCGTTGTAGCCGGGGATGCTGCGAAGGATGGTGACATTGAAGCGCATAACGAGCGTTCCCGTGCCTTGAATGCCCGATTTATCATTAATAGTTCCATCGCCGGACAGCATTTGAATGGAGAAGAGTACAATTCCATTCAGTGGGCAGCCTGGGTAGCGGGTCTCGTAGCAGGTACACCAGCTAACAAGTCCTTCACTGGCATCAAGGTTCCATTGAAGCTCGCCAAAGTAGATTGGGGTCATAGTGAAGTGATGAAGGGACTGGCTGAAGGAACGCTCATGGCGACACGTGACGGATACGACTATATTATCGAATCTGCGGTAAACACGTTGACGACGCTTGGTTCAGGTGAAAGAGAAGATTTTGGGAAAATCCGTGTATCGATGACCATTGATCAAATTTTGAATGACATTTATTCGGTCGGTAAACGGTACCGGGCACAGCTGGATAACGATCCGGATGGCCGAGCCATCTTTATTGGCGCAGTGACAGAATATCTGAAAATCCGAGCGCAGCAAAAAGCAATTGCGACAGATTATAAATTTGAGGAGCATCCGGTGAAAGAAAGCGACTTCGATTTCGCTTATTTCAAGCTTTTGGCGAAGCCGCTTGATGCAATAGAAGCATTCTTTATTGATTGGGAGGTGGCGTAA
- a CDS encoding amidase family protein, with amino-acid sequence MTAPTNVTGFPSLLLPCGFSSSGLPIGMQLIGKRFDEANPYRFGYTIEQAMVLYKLRLIF; translated from the coding sequence ATGACTGCCCCGACGAATGTAACTGGGTTTCCAAGTTTATTATTGCCTTGCGGTTTCTCTTCTTCGGGATTACCCATAGGTATGCAACTTATAGGAAAACGGTTTGATGAAGCTAATCCTTACCGTTTTGGTTATACCATTGAGCAGGCTATGGTTCTATATAAGTTACGGTTAATATTTTGA
- a CDS encoding LuxR C-terminal-related transcriptional regulator yields MNKQIWLEEVCEKCPGTGWGRTTRCQIHGEHIGKVQGCHQWEEYEASQMKVQKGQQLFPDLEPALEAVQRVDQDLRDYRWMVESITSLKSREDEYKQYPRELLEDMIKGGTAQYGIEAALPKAQGVHSDVTFREAKKFLRNWERMKRYECKVKKLEAAVAALQDERERVVAEGMLDGMKMYEIAQQLRVSRQTVDTIRRAMIRNLAWNMYEDEMREGLPA; encoded by the coding sequence ATGAATAAACAAATATGGTTAGAGGAAGTTTGCGAGAAGTGTCCGGGAACGGGTTGGGGAAGAACAACAAGATGCCAGATTCATGGAGAACATATTGGCAAGGTACAAGGTTGTCATCAGTGGGAAGAGTATGAAGCGTCACAGATGAAAGTTCAGAAGGGACAACAATTGTTCCCGGATTTGGAGCCTGCACTAGAAGCTGTACAGCGTGTGGATCAGGACTTGCGAGATTATCGCTGGATGGTAGAAAGTATTACGTCTTTAAAAAGCCGGGAGGATGAATATAAGCAATATCCAAGAGAGCTGCTGGAAGACATGATTAAAGGAGGAACAGCGCAATATGGCATAGAGGCAGCGTTACCAAAGGCACAGGGCGTACATTCGGATGTAACGTTTAGGGAAGCTAAGAAATTCTTAAGGAATTGGGAGCGTATGAAGCGTTATGAATGTAAGGTGAAGAAGCTGGAGGCCGCTGTAGCTGCGCTACAGGATGAGAGAGAGCGAGTGGTAGCGGAAGGGATGCTGGATGGTATGAAGATGTATGAAATTGCGCAGCAGCTTCGTGTGAGTCGTCAGACAGTGGATACGATTCGTCGAGCAATGATACGTAACCTGGCGTGGAATATGTATGAAGACGAGATGAGGGAAGGCCTGCCGGCATAA